From the Huiozyma naganishii CBS 8797 chromosome 2, complete genome genome, one window contains:
- the TRM9 gene encoding tRNA (carboxymethyluridine(34)-5-O)-methyltransferase (similar to Saccharomyces cerevisiae TRM9 (YML014W); ancestral locus Anc_5.544), protein MSESPALREEQLVHQVYNEIAAHFSQTRYKPWPIVTEFLEEQPVGSVGIDVGCGNGKYLAVNPRVFVIGSDRSDGLITCARGINEEYNVVVADGLALPHRDGSFDFAISIAVVHHWTTRERRVAAIAHIISKLRVGGRVLVYCWALEQGSSRRGYHEGMEQDVLVPWVLHGTGEKEKNKKKKLEGTSDKGSLREKPDLSGIPPRERAAAVDQWKREQEAKRKERLAAAESHKSASTAADPTKYRFYHLYREGELEEDCISAGATVLRSGYERDNWYVVAEKPLV, encoded by the coding sequence ATGAGTGAGTCGCCTGCACTGAGGGAGGAGCAGCTCGTGCACCAGGTGTACAATGAGATAGCCGCGCACTTCTCGCAGACGCGGTACAAGCCGTGGCCGATAGTGACCGAGTTTCTAGAGGAGCAGCCCGTCGGGTCTGTTGGGATCGACGTCGGGTGCGGCAACGGGAAGTACCTGGCAGTGAACCCTCGGGTGTTTGTCATTGGGTCGGACCGGTCTGATGGGTTAATTACGTGCGCACGCGGGATCAACGAGGAGTACAATGTCGTGGTCGCGGATGGGCTCGCGCTGCCGCACAGGGACGGTAGTTTTGACTTTGCGATATCAATTGCAGTGGTACACCACTGGACCACGAGGGAGAGGCGTGTTGCGGCTATCGCGCATATAATCAGTAAATTGCGGGTTGGCGGGCGCGTGCTCGTGTATTGCTGGGCGTTGGAGCAAGGGTCGTCGAGAAGAGGGTACCACGAGGGCATGGAACAGGATGTGCTAGTGCCCTGGGTCTTGCACGGTACTGgtgagaaggagaagaacaagaagaagaagttggaggGAACGTCGGATAAGGGTTCCCTGAGGGAGAAGCCAGACCTGTCGGGTATCCCGCCAAGGGAGCGAGCAGCGGCAGTTGACCAGTGGAAACGGGAGCAAGAGGCGAAGAGGAAGGAAAGACTTGCTGCAGCGGAGAGTCATAAGTCTgcatcaacagcagcggaCCCAACGAAATACAGGTTCTACCATCTGTACCGCGAGGGCGAGCTCGAGGAGGACTGCATCAGTGCGGGGGCCACAGTCTTGCGCAGTGGATACGAGAGAGATAACTGGTACGTCGTCGCCGAGAAACCGCTGGTGTAA
- the KNAG0B03540 gene encoding uncharacterized protein (similar to Saccharomyces cerevisiae YML020W; ancestral locus Anc_5.554): MVSIRSSHSLANSRKSSSNLILTPLRQGSANSPGQKDNSSEQNNNNSNNLLVPKQGHSRGWSIWSNGSTGKIKEATGEIAADATSQQKMNHVAEPHGGTEDLNDDNTDTMQRSVSTSSENIMTSESNETAVRDKAEATRLRTWTLWGKRTDTVPNLNESSKNGQDNKATEVEVTAPTNSLSKEVKDMSIVNKLIPHNPDAVLIKDSSTTTKDVENDGTDNNINEVVNDPNVSEEPEQSVNIVVPEFEILPKKSVWSSMSSLIHGTNTNPQKYLYRVSPYSKLQELSDAGKRPIKVLLVGVHGFFPKKMFRTFIGEPTGTSTKFVNEAERVVLDYFKEKSTQIEVSKIALEKEGEIFERVDYFYEIMKKWVKAINNADLIYFVSHSQGCPVTIILLAKLIETGIINMENTKIYNTVDYGVSFTPKKKIIALLGMAGCNNGPFYGRDQSLLVRAYTTIAQDSMMELFEFQKFDSLQSKKLIQGLRFIISHNVKVTFVASINDQLIPVYSSFCSFADHPNIFRATFIDRDSNTPAFITRLAKISGTLINLGYDDHNMVKELSPSLVGPLTTGGHSSIYKEYQVYRLGIKFALETTDTPHEIPVKYTPYNLSEFGTNPYRLPWCMRGLVTEARKKMNPDQIALLYREYEAWQPQTKQLKDIKYRLNGLKYQL; encoded by the coding sequence ATGGTCTCTATAAGGAGTTCACACTCATTGGCCAATTCTCGGAAGTCAAGCTCAAACCTTATCCTCACGCCACTCCGACAGGGCAGTGCAAATTCGCCAGGTCAGAAAGATAACAGCAGCGAgcaaaacaacaacaacagcaacaatcTGTTAGTACCTAAGCAGGGCCATTCTCGGGGATGGTCTATATGGAGCAACGGTAGCACTGGGAAAATAAAGGAGGCGACTGGTGAAATAGCTGCGGATGCTACTtctcaacaaaaaatgaacCATGTTGCTGAGCCTCATGGTGGTACGGAAGATTTAAACGACGATAACACGGATACGATGCAGCGCAGTGTCAGCACATCAAGCGAGAATATCATGACCTCGGAATCTAATGAAACAGCCGTGAGGGATAAAGCCGAAGCAACCAGACTAAGAACTTGGACTCTATGGGGGAAGAGAACTGACACAGTTCCCAATCTCAATGAATCAAGTAAAAATGGACAGGATAACAAGGCTACTGAAGTGGAGGTGACTGCCCCCACCAATTCGTTGAGCAAAGAAGTCAAGGATATGTCGATTGTAAATAAGCTAATCCCACACAACCCTGACGCAGTGTTAATTAAGGATTCTTCCACTACTACCAAAGATGTCGAAAACGATGGCACGGATAACAATATAAATGAAGTCGTGAATGACCCTAACGTCTCAGAGGAACCTGAACAATCGGTAAACATAGTGGTCCCGGAGTTCGAGATTTTGCCCAAAAAATCTGTATGGTCTTCGATGTCAAGCCTTATCCACGGAACAAACACAAATCCACAAAAGTACTTATACAGAGTATCTCCGTATTCAAAGCTACAGGAACTATCTGATGCTGGGAAAAGACCGATCAAAGTTTTGCTTGTTGGAGTACACGGGTTTTTCCCTAAAAAGATGTTCAGAACGTTTATTGGTGAACCTACAGGTACGTCTACAAAGTTTGTTAACGAAGCGGAGAGAGTCGTTCTGGAttatttcaaagagaagagcACTCAGATTGAAGTAAGCAAAATCGCATTAGAGAAAGAGGGTGAGATCTTTGAGAGGGTTGATTACTTTTACGAGATTATGAAAAAATGGGTTAAAGCGATCAATAATGCAGATTTGATCTACTTCGTGTCCCATTCTCAGGGATGCCCAGTGACAATAATACTTTTGGCCAAATTAATAGAGACTGGAATCATCAATATGGAGAACACCAAAATATACAACACTGTGGATTATGGTGTCAGCTTCACaccgaaaaagaaaatcaTCGCATTACTTGGTATGGCAGGATGCAACAATGGCCCCTTCTACGGTAGGGATCAAAGTTTACTAGTAAGAGCATACACAACAATAGCGCAAGACTCTATGATGGAGTTGTTTGAGTTCCAGAAATTTGACTCGCTGCAGTCGAAAAAGCTGATACAGGGCTTGCGGTTCATCATTTCCCACAATGTCAAGGTCACATTTGTTGCCTCGATAAATGATCAGCTGATACCTGTCTACTCGTCGTTCTGTTCATTTGCAGACCATCCAAATATTTTCAGGGCGACTTTTATTGACAGGGACTCCAATACACCCGCTTTTATCACAAGACTTGCCAAAATTTCAGGTACACTCATCAATCTCGGATACGACGACCACAATATGGTCAAAGAACTAAGTCCGTCCCTAGTGGGTCCGCTAACGACGGGTGGTCATTCATCAATCTACAAAGAGTATCAAGTTTATAGACTGGGAATCAAGTTTGCATTGGAGACAACAGATACACCCCACGAAATACCGGTAAAATACACGCCGTACAACCTATCAGAATTTGGAACGAATCCCTATCGACTGCCGTGGTGCATGAGGGGTCTGGTAACGGAGgcaaggaaaaaaatgaatcCTGATCAGATCGCCCTGTTGTACCGTGAGTACGAGGCATGGCAGCCGCAAACAAAGCAGTTGAAGGACATTAAATATAGACTCAACGGCCTCAAATACCAATTGTAG
- the PSP2 gene encoding Psp2p (similar to Saccharomyces cerevisiae PSP2 (YML017W); ancestral locus Anc_5.550), which yields MSLEEFLGDDTLGDSVWNEDDINLDAITNTTSIEVLKHSTRAEHDKGRDDQGRPGYMGRSGAMSREPEGRYDPYAEPDHDVVSAVQRPPYIVKFSHLPPRFANADIEELFQAKYTKFTKFKIFWEINKNPPISTLKSGSVFDQNFKRDSKVAFVELYTSRDINKILKYWVQPLKDIYNINTEPAQFDDFKDYMAKGNILTDPKDDPSKAYIAPKPKVSPFGTAKPVDTQSKTMLIAEKMEKLHVEDTETLRKLSEEDVLESLEPKGTPLKKPQLSYSQVVEKSVNDSKKSTAHPLTHSHFSPSPPQTMPHLNQRGFSARDHGTDGPTKSFVENTAGVDENDPQVTTSTRERDNTGDSFTFKNGNREDSQRNGRGNSYRGRGGSNRGYGLLPRGSGRGGRGSYQSNGSSRFNNNGGNGNYSRRDNDNDNEKNSQSLFAPASGFLQDNSMVTIDNDNKNSGRGGFRGRGRGRGRGRGGFRGRGFHD from the coding sequence ATGTCATTGGAAGAGTTCCTAGGGGATGATACCCTAGGCGACTCCGTTTGGAACGAAGATGATATCAATTTGGATGCAatcacaaacacaaccaGTATTGAAGTGTTGAAGCACAGTACGCGGGCTGAGCACGATAAGGGTAGAGATGATCAGGGACGTCCCGGGTACATGGGCCGTTCGGGCGCCATGTCGAGAGAGCCAGAGGGGAGATACGACCCCTACGCGGAACCGGATCACGACGTCGTATCAGCAGTACAGAGACCACCGTATATTGTGAAGTTCTCCCACTTACCCCCAAGGTTTGCCAATGCGGACATCGAGGAACTGTTTCAAGCTAAATACACCAAATTCACCAAgtttaaaattttttgggagatcaacaagaacccTCCGATCTCGACGTTGAAATCAGGGTCCGTGTTCGACCAGAACTTCAAGAGAGATTCCAAAGTGGCCTTTGTGGAATTATACACGTCCCGTGATATCAACAAGATTCTGAAGTACTGGGTACAACCATTGAAGGACATCTACAATATCAACACTGAACCAGCGCAGTTTGATGACTTCAAGGACTACATGGCCAAGGGAAACATTCTGACAGACCCCAAGGATGACCCTTCGAAGGCGTACATCGCACCAAAACCGAAGGTCAGCCCATTTGGAACAGCGAAACCAGTGGACACACAGTCGAAAACCATGCTCATTGCCGAAAAAATGGAGAAATTACACGTGGAAGATACAGAAACGCTGAGAAAACTGTCAGAGGAGGATGTGTTGGAATCCTTGGAACCGAAGGGAACGCCATTGAAGAAACCACAATTGAGTTACTCTCAAGTCGTTGAGAAGTCTGTAAATGATTCGAAGAAAAGCACAGCCCACCCGCTGACACATAGCCACTTCAGCCCATCGCCTCCCCAAACAATGCCGCACCTAAACCAGCGGGGGTTTTCCGCGAGGGACCACGGTACAGATGGCCCAACGAAATCGTTTGTTGAGAACACTGCGGGCGTAGATGAAAACGACCCCCAGGTAACTACATCAACGAGAGAACGGGACAATACGGGCGACTCATTTACTTTTAAAAATGGGAATAGAGAAGATTCCCAAAGGAACGGCAGAGGCAATTCGTACAGGGGCAGAGGTGGAAGTAATCGTGGTTACGGTTTACTTCCTCGCGGTTCAGGCCGCGGCGGACGTGGTTCCTACCAATCCAACGGTAGTTCTCGTTTTAACAATAATGGTGGTAACGGAAACTACTCGAGACGTGACAACGATAATGATAATGAGAAGAATAGCCAGTCTCTATTTGCACCAGCAAGCGGATTTCTACAAGATAACAGCATGGTGACCATTGATAAtgacaacaagaacagtGGCCGTGGTGGATTCCGTGGTAGAGGTCGTGGCCGTGGCCGTGGACGCGGCGGATTCAGGGGACGAGGATTCCATGACTAA
- the OST6 gene encoding dolichyl-diphosphooligosaccharide--protein glycotransferase (similar to Saccharomyces cerevisiae OST6 (YML019W); ancestral locus Anc_5.552) gives MLRLRVKSARLLLLLGFVLARLTVGLTQGNDELLIRDDDNTIRVTQENYHALSRGTGEYYSVLFITMRSTQNDVPDCQLCHDFEEIYREVSRTIGIQSPNANVLFYIADVHEVSDLVNDLQLKNVPHVVVYNPPTTDAPFSWSEAPFYQYQFTSKSSEDHLHFASFMAETLHVYIQLEEGFDIREFFAYFCVFIVLFVGIKKGIFPKLRSKTKVGVMLMCFTVMILSICGYKFTQINNIPLLARNEEGQIMFFSGGMGWQFGIEIFTVGLMYIVMSSLVLGLIYLNNWHTMANNLGHVIAAITAVVLFYMFRYYVSCYRIKQADYPF, from the coding sequence ATGCTCCGTTTGCGGGTGAAGTCCGCCAGgctacttcttcttctgggcTTTGTGTTAGCGCGACTAACAGTGGGTTTAACACAAGGTAACGACGAATTGCTGATAAGGGACGATGACAATACCATCAGGGTCACCCAAGAAAACTACCATGCGTTGAGTAGGGGAACTGGGGAATATTATAGCGTTCTTTTTATTACGATGAGGTCAACGCAGAACGATGTTCCGGACTGTCAATTATGCcatgattttgaagaaatctaTCGTGAAGTGTCGAGGACAATTGGGATCCAATCGCCAAACGCCAATGTCCTGTTTTATATTGCAGATGTACATGAAGTTTCCGATCTCGTTAATGACCTGCAGCTGAAGAATGTGCCGCATGTAGTGGTTTACAATCCACCAACAACGGATGCGCCGTTCTCATGGTCCGAGGCTCCGTTTTATCAGTACCAATTCACCAGTAAGAGCTCCGAAGACCATTTACATTTTGCCAGTTTTATGGCCGAGACGTTACATGTGTATATTCAATTGGAGGAAGGATTTGATATACGAGAGTTTTTTGCCTACTTTTGTGTGTTCATTGTCCTCTTCGTGGGAATTAAGAAAGGTATCTTTCCGAAATTGAGGAGTAAGACCAAGGTAGGAGTTATGCTGATGTGTTTTACTGTTATGATACTCAGTATATGTGGGTACAAATTCACTCAGATTAACAACATACCGTTACTGGCTAGAAATGAGGAAGGGCAAATCATGTTTTTCAGTGGGGGGATGGGATGGCAATTTGGGATTGAAATATTCACGGTGGGACTCATGTACATCGTGATGTCCAGCCTGGTCTTGGGGTTAATATACTTGAACAATTGGCATACAATGGCCAACAATCTTGGGCATGTGATAGCCGCCATTACGGCCGTTGTATTATTTTACATGTTCCGATATTACGTTAGTTGTTATCGTATCAAACAAGCTGATTATCCGTTCTGA
- the PPZ1 gene encoding salt homeostasis regulator (similar to Saccharomyces cerevisiae PPZ2 (YDR436W) and PPZ1 (YML016C); ancestral locus Anc_5.548) yields the protein MGNSSSKGVSGKHNSHSAPKLKRPVPHRQPSKKSSSTLRSDPEPNSTAVVSEQEPSMVPHAPATTPAPAATVSSPFTNIPSHRRAHSQHDLTTSHNTLPVINVTPSGADNPKSVDDSGHHNHNHNHIGQAGMGRVAMNRRSSFNTTVDLPPSMIQMAPKQPILKKQYSFGLPGKTSRGSLHSNAEDANGAGQNDAHHHHHHHHSHTGSAGSSGNHLHRLDRRQVKSSDNLTSDLSQDSGLIARPSLSNFRSNSHNSSLYSRKSSLTSNSTTAFTTPVNTPGAHYSGGKSLGAAFEENGDYFGPIHHSAFNSSAGGTPTITSTSMPTTKAHTDSGEGHRLADLNKDHYPMQIPGEVETVIDTIVPPMEEPINIQGTTSDAQLSKVKKPMKPIDIDATIQKLLDAGYAAKRTKSVCLKNSEILQICQMTREIFLSQPSLLELSPPVKIAGDIHGQYGDLLRLFTKCGFPPSSNYLFLGDYVDRGKQSLETILLLFCYKIKYPENFFLLRGNHECANVTRVYGFYDECKRRCNIKIWKAFIDTFNTMALAAIVAGKIFCVHGGLSPVLNSMDEIRHVSRPTDVPDFGLINDLLWSDPTDSPNEWEDNERGVSYCYNKVAINKFLNKFGFDLVCRAHMVVEDGYEFFNDRSLVTVFSAPNYCGEFDNWGAVMTVSDGLLCSFELLDPLDSAALKQVMKKGRKERKLASEQQLLN from the coding sequence ATGGGTAACTCAAGCTCGAAGGGCGTGTCGGGGAAGCACAATTCGCACTCGGCGCCGAAACTGAAACGGCCAGTACCGCATCGTCAGCCATCGAAGAAAAGCAGTAGTACATTGCGGAGTGATCCTGAGCCCAATTCTACTGCTGTTGTGTCGGAGCAGGAACCTTCCATGGTCCCGCATGCACCAGCGACTACACCTGCGCCAGCAGCTACAGTTTCATCCCCGTTTACTAATATTCCGTCACATAGGAGGGCACACTCTCAGCACGACTTGACCACCAGTCACAACACTTTACCCGTTATCAATGTGACACCGTCAGGTGCAGACAATCCAAAGAGCGTCGATGACAGTGGTcaccacaaccacaaccacaaccacatTGGGCAGGCCGGCATGGGGCGTGTGGCCATGAATAGGAGGTCAAGTTTCAACACAACCGTCGACCTCCCGCCGTCTATGATCCAAATGGCCCCGAAACAGccgatcttgaagaaacagtacTCATTCGGACTCCCCGGCAAAACGTCAAGGGGATCATTGCACAGCAACGCTGAGGATGCCAATGGGGCTGGTCAAAACGATGctcaccaccaccatcaccatcaccacaGTCATACTGGGAGCGCAGGTAGTAGCGGGAACCACCTTCATCGGCTGGATCGTAGACAGGTCAAATCGTCAGATAATTTGACGTCAGATCTTTCGCAAGACTCCGGTCTTATAGCTCGACCCTCTTTGTCCAACTTCAGATCAAACTCGCATAACTCCTCGCTCTACAGCAGGAAATCCTCGTTGACGTCGAACTCGACGACTGCATTTACCACCCCGGTGAATACCCCGGGCGCACACTACTCTGGGGGAAAGTCATTGGGCGCAGCCTTCGAAGAGAATGGTGACTACTTTGGACCCATTCATCACTCAGCTTTCAACAGCTCAGCGGGGGGTACACCAACGATCACAAGTACAAGTATGCCCACCACCAAAGCGCATACAGACAGCGGTGAGGGCCACAGACTCGCTGACCTCAACAAAGATCACTACCCAATGCAGATCCCGGGGGAAGTCGAAACAGTAATAGACACAATCGTTCCTCCCATGGAGGAGCCCATCAATATACAGGGGACCACTTCGGACGCACAACTGTCTAAGGTGAAGAAACCCATGAAGCCCATCGACATCGATGCGACCATTCAAAAGCTGCTCGATGCCGGTTATGCGGCTAAGAGAACCAAAAGCGTATGTCTGAAGAATTCGGAGATATTGCAAATCTGTCAAATGACAAGAGAGATATTTCTCTCGCAACCTTCCCTTCTGGAACTGTCGCCTCCAGTCAAAATAGCAGGCGACATACACGGACAATACGGAGACCTGTTGAGACTGTTTACCAAATGCGGGTTCCCACCTTCCTCAAATTACCTGTTTTTGGGTGACTACGTAGATCGAGGGAAACAGTCGCTGGAGACCATATTGCTTCTGTTCTGTTACAAGATCAAGTACCCTGAGaacttctttcttcttaGGGGGAATCACGAATGTGCCAACGTGACGAGGGTATACGGATTCTATGACGAGTGCAAGAGACGTTGCAACATCAAAATCTGGAAGGCGTTCATCGACACGTTCAACACGATGGCGCTGGCGGCAATTGTCGCGGGGAAGATCTTCTGCGTCCACGGCGGCCTCTCCCCGGTGTTGAACTCAATGGACGAGATTCGACACGTAAGCAGGCCAACGGACGTCCCGGACTTCGGTCTAATTAACGACCTACTGTGGTCGGACCCGACAGACTCTCCGAACGAGTGGGAGGACAACGAGCGTGGCGTGTCTTACTGCTACAACAAAGTCGCTatcaacaagttcttgaacaaattcGGGTTCGACCTCGTGTGCCGGGCGCACATGGTCGTCGAGGACGGGTacgagttcttcaacgacCGGAGCTTGGTGACCGTGTTCTCAGCGCCTAACTACTGTGGTGAGTTCGACAATTGGGGGGCCGTGATGACCGTGAGTGATGGGCTACTGTGCTCTTTCGAATTGTTAGACCCATTGGACAGCGCCGCATTGAAGCaagtgatgaagaaggGAAGGAAGGAAAGGAAGCTGGCCAGTGAACAGCAACTTTTGAACTAG
- the KNAG0B03560 gene encoding uncharacterized protein (similar to Saccharomyces cerevisiae THI74 (YDR438W) and YML018C; ancestral locus Anc_5.551) yields the protein MAISTFSKNWTLGLMMLALVVLLWVLSSFLINIIFESGSYRKPFLITYINTAAFMFYLVPTWHNIIRNYNQTGNFYIHEELLFQEEGTTVHTAEEETNGGNPVSGSETGDDNTARNLLVRKNDVEHEENDGNLQRLSLPETIKLSAQFCILWFLANFATNAALAYTSVSSQTILSSTSSFFTLFIGALCNVESINRLKLIGAVISFVGITLVTRSDSNQKYKKTIGILDDTDGEHTFYVFIGNLLALAGALFYGVYSTLLKKKVVDENRINMKIFFGFVGLFTVLLLWPSLLVLDHLGWETFELPRDPQVIFIILLNCVITFISDFCWAKAMLLTSPLTVTVGLSVTIPVAIFGDFIFRHKKMSFVYLIGAVFILSSFFIISRSSEEEHFERAMSEEEALEGGAA from the coding sequence ATGGCGATCTCGACGTTCAGCAAGAACTGGACGCTTGGGCTGATGATGCTGGCGCTGGTGGTGCTTTTATGGGTACTGTCCTCGTTTTTGATAAATATAATATTCGAGTCTGGGTCTTATAGGAAACCGTTCCTGATCACATACATCAACACGGCAGCATTCATGTTCTACCTGGTACCGACATGGCACAATATCATAAGGAATTACAACCAAACGGGCAATTTCTATATCCACGAGGAGCTTCTCTTTCAAGAGGAGGGAACGACCGTTCACACAGCTGAGGAGGAAACCAATGGGGGGAATCCTGTCAGTGGCAGCGAGACGGGCGATGATAACACTGCAAGAAATCTTTTAGTACGGAAGAACGACGTGGAACATGAGGAGAATGACGGGAATCTACAGAGGCTGTCACTACCAGAAACGATCAAACTGAGTGCACAGTTTTGCATACTGTGGTTTCTAGCTAATTTCGCTACTAATGCTGCACTAGCATACACATCTGTCTCCTCGCAAACTATACTGTCCTCGacttcctccttcttcactTTGTTCATCGGGGCTCTTTGTAACGTCGAATCAATCAATCGGTTGAAGCTTATCGGAGCAGTAATCTCGTTCGTTGGGATCACACTGGTTACGAGATCGGACTCGAACCagaaatacaaaaaaacgATAGGGATACTGGACGATACAGATGGGGAACACACATTTTACGTGTTTATCGGGAACCTACTGGCACTTGCCGGTGCTCTGTTTTACGGTGTGTACAGcactttgttgaagaagaaagtcgTCGATGAGAACAGAATAAATATGAAGATATTCTTTGGGTTTGTCGGTCTATTTACAGTCTTGCTCCTTTGGCCATCGCTACTGGTTCTAGACCATCTAGGTTGggaaacttttgaattgCCTAGAGATCCACAAGTTATCTTCATTATTTTACTGAACTGTGTGATTACCTTCATCAGCGATTTTTGTTGGGCGAAAGCAATGTTGCTGACAAGTCCGCTAACCGTCACTGTAGGATTGAGCGTAACGATACCCGTCGCTATTTTTGGAGATTTCATATTTCGGCATAAGAAAATGTCCTTCGTCTATCTCATTGGTGCAGTCTTTATATTGAGCTCTTTCTTCATCATAAGTAGGAGCTCAGAAGAGGAGCATTTCGAAAGAGCCATGAGCGAGGAGGAGGCTCTCGAGGGTGGGGCAGCGTAG
- the UNG1 gene encoding uracil-DNA glycosylase (similar to Saccharomyces cerevisiae UNG1 (YML021C); ancestral locus Anc_5.555), whose product MTSDIVKKNQKRQTSIQDFFGSSVSKRARIDSNDKLTTVQADASVTTKVTKVEKASEQVSPNLSKPVINKIKEEFSRSLDAKTRDLLNLELLTLEDSWFEQLKEEFTKPYFLQLKDFVKREQSTQTVFPTPGDIYSWSRMTPFDAVKVVIIGQDPYHNFNQAHGLAFSVKSPTPAPPSLKNIYKELKSNYADFQIDNSKGDLSCWSKQGVLLLNTALTVRAHSANSHSKQGWETFTSRIVELLIQDREKSGKNIVFLLWGNNAIKLVERLLEKVTKESGKSTWKNFPNLLVLKSVHPSPLSASRGFFGNLHFKQINDWLHNERGEKMIDWSVVSGTSLEEVAQANSHP is encoded by the coding sequence ATGACGTCGGATATagtgaagaagaaccagaAAAGACAGACCAGTATCCAGGATTTTTTTGGTAGCTCAGTTAGCAAGAGGGCCAGAATTGACAGCAATGATAAACTAACCACTGTTCAAGCTGACGCGTCAGTAACAACAAAAGTTACCAAAGTTGAGAAAGCATCGGAACAGGTGAGTCCCAATTTATCAAAGCCTGTAATCAATAAAATCAAGGAAGAATTTTCAAGAAGCTTAGATGCCAAAACCCGCgatttgttgaatttggagCTTCTGACGTTGGAGGATTCTTGGTTTGAGCAATTGAAAGAGGAATTTACAAAACCGTACTTTCTGCAATTGAAAGATTTTGTGAAGCGTGAACAATCGACACAAACAGTCTTCCCCACGCCAGGGGACATTTACTCGTGGAGTCGGATGACCCCGTTTGACGCGGTAAAAGTTGTCATCATTGGTCAAGATCCGTACCATAACTTCAACCAGGCGCATGGGTTGGCGTTTAGCGTCAAATCACCTACCCCCGCACCACCATCACTGaaaaacatatataaagaaCTAAAATCCAATTACGCGGACTTCCAAATTGATAATTCAAAGGGTGACCTGTCCTGTTGGTCTAAACAAGGTGTCTTGCTATTGAATACTGCGTTGACTGTGAGAGCACATAGTGCGAACTCACATTCCAAGCAAGGTTGGGAAACCTTCACTTCCAGAATAGTGGAACTATTGATTCAAGATAGGGAAAAGTCAGGTAAAAATATTGTCTTCCTGCTATGGGGTAATAACGCGATCAAGCTTGTTGAGCGGTTGCTAGAGAAAGTTACAAAGGAGAGCGGTAAATCGACTTGGAAAAACTTTCCGAACTTATTGGTGTTGAAATCGGTACATCCTTCACCGTTAAGCGCCAGCAGAGGGTTTTTTGGTAATTTGCATTTTAAACAGATCAATGATTGGCTTCATAACGAGCGGGGCGAAAAAATGATCGATTGGAGTGTTGTTTCAGGAACTTCGCTGGAAGAAGTTGCACAGGCCAACTCACATCCTTAA